One genomic segment of Arthrobacter sp. zg-Y1110 includes these proteins:
- a CDS encoding flagellar biosynthesis protein FlhA, with amino-acid sequence MNRNRNLLKLSVPVGVIGIILLLVVPIPAELLDVLIIINILLALVILLTTMFVRKPLDFSVFPSLLLVATLFRLGLNVASTRLVLGEGYAGQVIEAFGHVAVGGSLIIGAVIFLILVVIQFVVVTKGAERVAEVGARFTLDAMPGKQMAIDADLNAGLITDTQARERRAEVSAEADFYGAMDGASKFVKGDAIAGLIIIIINLIGGIAIGMIQRGMSAGEAVSTYSLLTIGDGLVTQIPALLMAVSTGMIVTRSNAEADMGSTAGAQLGQSRNALMIAGAAAIVMALIPGMPKLYFIAIGALLIFISWKIKGRETTEQAEKDSAQAALDAPATSETTEDLIEQMRVHALEIMLAPDLVDIVTGGSDDLLARVRALRRKIAMELGIVVPPVRTRDSVDLPLSTYVIRIAGVEAGRGDAPAGKILALGDYLDGLPGTATVEPVFGLAGKWVPAEMQHAAEMSGATVIDRVSVLVTHLSAVITANAARLLTREDVRVLTEGVKLVNPSAVEELIPNVLSLAEVQRVLQGLLAEQIPINDLPRIYESLLLRAKVSADPEGLIETARTALGPALAAQYIADGVLRVIMIDPSLEQSMLEALRPSEQGSQILLDPARVDTVLASLKAAVAGAENAGFNAVLVCAPALRPAIRRLVSAQTGGLPVLSYQEATAGNVGIETVGVVRGNETISA; translated from the coding sequence GTGAACCGCAACCGCAACCTCCTGAAACTCTCCGTCCCCGTCGGGGTCATCGGCATCATCCTGCTGCTGGTGGTACCCATCCCCGCCGAACTGCTGGACGTGCTGATCATCATCAACATCCTGCTGGCACTGGTGATCCTGCTGACCACCATGTTCGTGCGGAAGCCGCTGGACTTCTCCGTGTTCCCGTCCCTGCTCCTGGTCGCCACCCTGTTCCGGCTGGGCCTGAATGTGGCCTCCACCCGACTGGTGCTGGGGGAGGGGTACGCCGGGCAGGTGATCGAAGCGTTCGGGCACGTTGCCGTGGGCGGTTCGCTGATCATCGGCGCCGTGATCTTCCTGATCCTCGTAGTCATCCAGTTTGTGGTGGTCACCAAGGGTGCCGAACGCGTGGCCGAAGTGGGAGCCCGGTTCACCCTGGACGCCATGCCGGGCAAGCAGATGGCCATTGACGCAGACCTCAACGCCGGCCTGATCACCGACACCCAGGCCCGGGAACGCCGGGCGGAGGTTTCCGCGGAAGCGGACTTCTACGGTGCTATGGACGGCGCGTCGAAGTTCGTCAAGGGCGACGCCATCGCCGGGTTGATCATCATCATCATCAACCTCATCGGCGGCATCGCGATCGGCATGATCCAGCGCGGCATGTCGGCCGGCGAAGCGGTGAGCACCTACAGCCTCCTGACCATCGGCGACGGACTGGTCACCCAGATCCCGGCCCTGCTGATGGCCGTTTCCACCGGCATGATCGTCACCCGGTCCAATGCCGAGGCGGACATGGGCTCCACGGCCGGCGCGCAGCTGGGCCAGTCCCGGAACGCCCTGATGATCGCCGGCGCCGCGGCCATCGTGATGGCCCTGATTCCGGGCATGCCGAAGCTCTATTTCATCGCCATCGGTGCCCTGCTGATTTTCATTTCCTGGAAAATCAAGGGAAGGGAAACCACCGAACAGGCCGAGAAGGATTCCGCGCAGGCGGCGCTGGACGCGCCCGCCACCTCCGAGACCACGGAGGACCTGATCGAACAGATGCGCGTCCATGCGCTGGAGATCATGCTGGCACCGGATCTGGTGGACATTGTCACCGGCGGGTCCGACGATCTCCTGGCACGGGTCCGGGCGCTGCGCCGCAAGATCGCCATGGAGCTGGGCATTGTGGTGCCCCCGGTCCGCACGCGCGACAGCGTGGATCTGCCCCTGTCCACCTATGTCATCCGGATCGCCGGCGTGGAAGCCGGCCGCGGGGACGCCCCTGCGGGCAAGATCCTGGCCCTTGGGGACTATCTGGACGGTTTGCCGGGCACCGCCACCGTGGAACCCGTGTTCGGCCTGGCCGGCAAATGGGTTCCGGCGGAAATGCAGCACGCGGCCGAGATGTCCGGGGCAACCGTGATCGACCGAGTGTCGGTGCTGGTCACGCACCTCTCCGCGGTGATCACCGCCAACGCCGCCCGGCTGCTCACCCGCGAGGACGTCCGGGTGCTGACCGAGGGGGTCAAGCTGGTCAACCCGTCAGCCGTCGAGGAACTGATCCCCAATGTGCTGTCCCTTGCCGAAGTGCAGCGGGTGCTCCAGGGCCTGCTCGCCGAGCAGATCCCCATCAACGACCTGCCGAGGATCTACGAGTCCCTGCTGCTGCGGGCCAAGGTTTCCGCGGACCCGGAGGGGCTCATCGAGACGGCACGGACGGCACTGGGGCCGGCGCTGGCCGCGCAGTACATCGCCGACGGAGTCCTGCGGGTGATCATGATCGATCCGTCGCTGGAGCAGTCCATGCTCGAAGCGCTGCGTCCCTCCGAACAGGGCAGCCAGATCCTGCTTGACCCCGCCCGGGTTGATACCGTGCTGGCGTCGCTGAAAGCTGCCGTTGCCGGCGCCGAGAACGCGGGGTTCAATGCGGTGCTGGTCTGCGCCCCGGCCCTGCGCCCGGCCATCCGGCGGCTGGTCTCGGCACAGACCGGCGGCCTGCCGGTACTGTCCTACCAGGAAGCCACAGCGGGTAATGTCGGTATCGAGACTGTAGGGGTGGTGCGGGGTAATGAGACGATTTCAGCTTGA
- the csrA gene encoding carbon storage regulator CsrA, protein MLVLTRKSGEQILIGDDIVITVLDSRGDGVRIGIDAPRGVKIQRHEVLRAVEEANVAASAAALPDAEDRIKALLAGRMLPPESDKPAS, encoded by the coding sequence ATGCTGGTGCTAACACGCAAGTCCGGGGAGCAGATCCTGATCGGGGATGACATTGTCATTACCGTTTTGGATTCACGCGGCGACGGCGTACGCATCGGCATTGATGCCCCCCGCGGGGTCAAGATCCAGCGCCACGAGGTGCTGCGCGCAGTGGAAGAGGCCAATGTGGCCGCCAGCGCCGCCGCCCTGCCGGATGCCGAAGACCGCATCAAGGCGTTGCTGGCAGGCAGAATGCTGCCCCCGGAAAGCGACAAACCCGCTTCCTAA
- a CDS encoding alpha/beta hydrolase: protein MTTATARRRFPRLAAAAASVVLLAASTACTTDSEPRGKSSAGGDSSTTAPADVIGDVPEDLQEFYSQEVTWSDCEGDFRCATVTVPMNYADPDAGTVELSAILADADGEARGTILINPGGPGGSGHDVVLQSMENITSDRLRENFNILGFDPRGVGRSTPVKCLSDKEMDEARAEYIDPSTPEGLTASRLSAKEFADACAEETGELLGFVDTASAARDMDILRAIAGDEKLNYLGFSYGTYLGATYAELFPDKTGRLVLDGALDPASSNEEITLGQAAAFEKAIRAYVEDCVTGSNCPLEGSADEGIATIRELLASVEASPMTAADGRVVTISTFVSGFILPLYDDGNWPVLSQALETAMEGDPTYMLRLADISADRAEDGTYRSNSTVAFNAVNCLDYPMTADDAQMAADALELEAASPTIGKYLAYGGVTCEAWPHGPVNEPHPIKAAGAADLLVIGTTGDPATPYEWSQALAAQLESAVLVTWEGEGHTAYGRGSQCIEDTVDDYFVDGTVPKDNVVC, encoded by the coding sequence ATGACCACCGCCACTGCCCGCCGCCGTTTCCCGCGGCTGGCCGCCGCTGCTGCTTCGGTGGTGCTGCTGGCGGCTTCCACCGCCTGCACCACGGACTCCGAACCGCGCGGAAAAAGCAGCGCCGGCGGGGACTCCTCCACCACCGCACCGGCAGACGTGATCGGCGACGTACCCGAGGACCTGCAGGAGTTCTACAGCCAGGAGGTCACCTGGTCGGACTGTGAAGGAGACTTCCGCTGCGCCACGGTGACTGTCCCCATGAACTATGCAGACCCGGACGCAGGGACAGTGGAATTGTCAGCCATCCTGGCCGACGCCGATGGGGAGGCCCGGGGCACCATCCTGATCAACCCGGGCGGTCCCGGCGGATCCGGTCACGACGTTGTTCTCCAGTCAATGGAGAACATCACCAGCGACCGGCTGCGCGAGAACTTCAACATCCTCGGGTTCGACCCGCGCGGCGTCGGCCGCTCCACCCCGGTGAAGTGCCTGAGCGACAAGGAAATGGATGAGGCGCGCGCCGAGTACATCGACCCGAGCACTCCCGAAGGCCTCACCGCCTCGCGGTTGAGCGCGAAGGAATTCGCCGATGCGTGCGCAGAAGAGACCGGCGAGCTGCTTGGGTTTGTCGACACGGCAAGCGCTGCCCGCGACATGGACATCCTCCGGGCCATTGCCGGGGACGAAAAGCTGAACTACCTCGGCTTCTCCTACGGGACCTACCTCGGCGCCACCTACGCCGAACTCTTCCCCGACAAGACGGGCCGGCTGGTGCTCGACGGCGCCTTGGACCCCGCCTCCTCCAACGAGGAAATCACCCTCGGACAGGCCGCGGCGTTCGAAAAGGCCATCCGTGCCTACGTCGAGGACTGCGTGACCGGCAGCAACTGCCCGCTTGAAGGCAGTGCCGACGAAGGCATCGCCACAATCCGGGAGCTGCTGGCCTCCGTCGAGGCGAGTCCGATGACGGCGGCCGACGGGCGGGTTGTCACCATCTCCACCTTTGTCAGCGGCTTCATTCTCCCGCTGTATGACGACGGCAACTGGCCGGTGCTCTCGCAGGCCCTGGAGACTGCCATGGAGGGCGACCCGACCTACATGCTCCGTCTGGCCGACATCAGTGCCGACCGTGCGGAAGACGGCACGTACCGGTCTAACAGCACCGTGGCGTTCAACGCAGTCAACTGCCTGGACTATCCGATGACCGCCGATGATGCGCAGATGGCCGCCGACGCCCTGGAACTTGAAGCGGCGTCCCCCACCATCGGCAAGTACCTGGCCTACGGCGGGGTCACCTGCGAGGCCTGGCCGCACGGACCCGTGAATGAACCGCACCCCATCAAGGCTGCCGGCGCGGCGGACCTGCTGGTGATTGGAACAACCGGGGATCCCGCCACCCCCTATGAGTGGTCCCAGGCGCTGGCTGCACAGCTCGAATCCGCGGTACTGGTCACGTGGGAGGGCGAAGGACATACGGCGTACGGGCGCGGCAGCCAGTGCATCGAAGACACGGTGGACGACTACTTCGTAGACGGAACGGTACCGAAGGACAACGTGGTCTGCTGA
- a CDS encoding DNA polymerase III subunit delta' has translation MSVWDDLQGQDPVVAQLRRGAADARPNHAWLFTGPPGSGRSNAARAFAAALVCEQQDPALRGCGECKACRTVLAGSHADVASVTTEKVTISIDEARELVRKAQDKPSTGRWRVIIVEDADRMQERSTNVLLKAIEEPPPRTIWLLCAPSPGDVLVTIRSRCRPVGLRLPPVEDVAELLIRRDNIEPDVALNAARAAQSHIGVAKRLATDEGARQRRESIVRLPLSLRNVSGAMKAAADLVALAEAEATSSFEQRDAAEKEALLASLGAPATGTLPPSLRSQVKRLEEDQVRRAKRSKNDYFDRALTDLLSFYRDVLMIQLGSAGPLVNEGLRRELDEFAAYGSPEQTLMRMEEINTVRRRLVTTNVAPLLAIEAMALSLL, from the coding sequence GTGAGCGTGTGGGATGACCTGCAGGGGCAGGATCCTGTGGTGGCCCAGTTGCGCCGCGGTGCCGCAGACGCCCGGCCCAACCATGCCTGGCTGTTCACCGGCCCGCCCGGTTCCGGCCGCTCCAATGCCGCCCGCGCCTTTGCCGCCGCACTGGTCTGCGAACAACAGGACCCGGCGCTTCGGGGCTGCGGCGAGTGCAAGGCCTGCCGGACCGTGCTGGCCGGCTCGCACGCCGACGTCGCCTCCGTCACCACGGAGAAGGTCACCATCAGCATCGATGAGGCCCGCGAACTGGTCCGGAAGGCCCAGGACAAGCCGTCCACCGGCCGCTGGCGCGTCATCATCGTGGAAGACGCGGACCGGATGCAGGAGCGCAGCACCAACGTGCTGCTCAAAGCCATTGAAGAGCCGCCGCCGCGCACCATCTGGCTGCTCTGCGCCCCGAGCCCCGGTGATGTCCTCGTCACCATCCGGTCCAGGTGCCGCCCGGTAGGGCTGCGGCTGCCGCCGGTTGAGGATGTAGCGGAACTGCTGATCCGGCGGGACAACATCGAACCGGACGTGGCCCTCAATGCTGCGAGGGCCGCGCAGAGCCACATCGGCGTCGCCAAGCGCCTGGCCACCGACGAAGGCGCACGGCAGCGCCGCGAGAGTATCGTGCGGCTGCCGCTGTCGCTGCGCAATGTCTCCGGAGCCATGAAGGCTGCGGCGGACCTCGTGGCCCTGGCCGAAGCGGAAGCCACCAGTTCCTTTGAACAGCGGGACGCCGCGGAGAAGGAAGCGTTGCTCGCCTCCCTGGGCGCGCCCGCCACCGGAACCCTGCCGCCGTCGCTGCGCAGCCAGGTGAAACGGCTCGAGGAAGACCAGGTGCGCCGGGCCAAGCGGTCCAAGAACGATTACTTCGACCGGGCGCTGACTGACCTGCTCTCCTTTTACCGCGACGTGCTGATGATCCAGCTGGGCAGCGCCGGTCCCCTTGTGAACGAGGGACTCCGCCGGGAACTGGACGAGTTTGCCGCGTACGGCTCCCCGGAACAGACGCTGATGCGCATGGAGGAGATCAACACCGTGCGCCGCCGCCTGGTGACCACTAATGTGGCACCGCTGCTGGCCATCGAAGCGATGGCCCTGAGCCTGTTGTAA
- the tmk gene encoding dTMP kinase, with amino-acid sequence MEGGDGAGKSTQAQRLAAALQETGRTVLRTREPGGTPVGEQLRALVLEHGNGEIDARTEALIFAASRAAHVQQVIEPALAAGTVVVCDRYVDSSIAYQGAGRQLGTDAVRTLNHWATGGLEPDLTVLLDVDPERGRDRRTAGDAAEDRLESEPDAFHLQIRLAFLEAAQAAPGRYLVLDAGRPMDELAETILRRVEKLLP; translated from the coding sequence ATGGAGGGCGGAGACGGCGCCGGGAAATCCACCCAGGCGCAGCGGCTGGCCGCCGCACTGCAGGAGACCGGCCGTACGGTCCTGCGCACCCGTGAACCAGGCGGCACCCCCGTAGGCGAGCAGCTGCGCGCGCTGGTCCTTGAACACGGCAACGGCGAGATCGACGCACGCACCGAGGCGCTGATCTTCGCTGCCTCCCGTGCCGCACACGTCCAGCAGGTCATCGAGCCGGCGCTCGCCGCCGGAACCGTGGTGGTCTGCGACCGCTATGTCGACAGTTCCATTGCGTACCAGGGCGCCGGCCGGCAGCTCGGCACGGACGCTGTCCGAACACTGAATCACTGGGCCACCGGAGGCTTGGAGCCGGACCTCACCGTCCTGCTCGACGTCGATCCCGAACGCGGCCGGGACCGCCGGACCGCCGGCGATGCCGCCGAGGACCGGCTCGAGTCCGAACCGGATGCCTTCCACCTGCAGATCCGCCTGGCGTTCCTTGAGGCCGCACAGGCAGCCCCCGGGCGCTACCTGGTGCTCGACGCCGGCCGTCCCATGGACGAACTGGCCGAAACCATCCTGCGGCGCGTGGAAAAGCTGCTGCCGTGA
- a CDS encoding PLP-dependent aspartate aminotransferase family protein encodes MSHIPPHGHAVSPDTLVVSAGRPPREHDAPVNPPIVLSSTYFGSGTPVPGERGYGRYSNPTWDPFEQALAELEGADLPALVFGSGLASVMAALSLVPAGGVVVMPRHSYQGSLLLAAEEAANGRFSVRTVDIAETQDVIAQLDGASLLWVESPTNPMLEVADIAALAEAAHAAGALVVADNTFSTPLVTRPLELGADVVVHSVTKYLAGHSDVVLGAAVTSDPDLRDRMLRYRSLHGAVAGPFEVWLALRGLRTLALRMERSQATAMELARRLQALPQVENVRYPGLPGDPGHRRAAAQMSGFGSVLCIEVAGGAAAAEKVAETVELWLPATSLGGVESLIERRRRQPGEPHTVPEGLLRLSVGIENVDDLWRDLERALTR; translated from the coding sequence ATGAGCCACATCCCGCCGCATGGGCACGCCGTTTCCCCCGATACCCTCGTTGTCTCCGCGGGCCGCCCTCCCCGCGAGCATGATGCCCCGGTGAATCCGCCCATCGTGCTGTCCTCCACCTACTTCGGCTCGGGCACGCCCGTTCCGGGGGAGCGCGGCTACGGCCGGTACTCCAACCCCACCTGGGATCCCTTCGAACAGGCGCTCGCCGAGCTCGAAGGGGCTGACCTTCCCGCATTGGTCTTCGGCTCCGGGCTGGCGTCCGTAATGGCCGCCCTGTCCCTGGTTCCCGCCGGCGGTGTGGTGGTGATGCCGCGGCACAGCTACCAGGGATCATTGCTGCTGGCAGCGGAGGAGGCAGCGAACGGCCGGTTTTCCGTGCGCACCGTGGATATCGCCGAAACCCAGGACGTCATAGCGCAGCTCGACGGCGCCTCGCTGCTCTGGGTGGAGAGCCCCACCAATCCCATGCTGGAGGTTGCCGACATCGCGGCGCTGGCCGAGGCCGCGCACGCTGCCGGTGCTCTGGTGGTAGCGGACAACACGTTCTCGACGCCGCTGGTGACGCGGCCCCTGGAACTGGGAGCCGACGTCGTCGTCCACTCGGTGACGAAATACCTGGCCGGGCACTCCGACGTCGTCCTGGGAGCAGCCGTGACGTCCGACCCCGACCTGAGGGACCGCATGCTCCGGTACCGCTCGCTGCACGGAGCGGTGGCCGGGCCGTTCGAAGTGTGGCTGGCGCTGCGCGGCCTTCGCACACTGGCCCTGCGGATGGAGCGCTCGCAGGCCACCGCCATGGAACTTGCCCGCCGGCTGCAGGCACTTCCGCAGGTGGAAAACGTGCGTTATCCGGGCCTGCCCGGGGACCCGGGGCACCGCCGTGCCGCAGCGCAGATGTCGGGCTTTGGGTCCGTCCTGTGCATCGAAGTTGCCGGCGGAGCCGCCGCGGCGGAGAAGGTCGCAGAAACCGTGGAACTGTGGCTGCCGGCCACCTCGCTCGGCGGCGTGGAGTCGCTGATCGAACGGCGGCGCCGCCAGCCCGGGGAACCGCACACCGTTCCGGAGGGGCTGCTGCGGCTTTCCGTCGGCATCGAGAATGTTGACGACCTCTGGAGGGACCTAGAGCGGGCACTTACACGGTAG
- a CDS encoding DUF2516 family protein: MIMIQYYLYLALGIVALGIELWALLDCARRKPADFERAYKRTKGFWLGLTGGAAAVGVLSALVPSLSLILFQLAAVIAACVYLADVKPAIGSSRGRGNSNQGPYGPW; the protein is encoded by the coding sequence ATGATCATGATTCAGTACTACCTCTACCTGGCGCTCGGCATAGTGGCGCTGGGCATTGAGCTCTGGGCGCTGCTGGACTGTGCGCGGCGCAAGCCCGCCGATTTTGAGCGTGCCTACAAGCGGACCAAGGGATTCTGGCTGGGCCTCACGGGCGGAGCAGCCGCCGTCGGCGTGCTGTCTGCACTGGTGCCGTCACTGAGCCTGATCCTGTTCCAGCTGGCAGCCGTGATTGCTGCCTGCGTGTACCTCGCGGATGTGAAGCCTGCCATTGGCAGCTCCCGCGGCCGCGGCAACAGCAACCAGGGCCCGTACGGCCCCTGGTAG